One genomic segment of Paenibacillus xylanexedens includes these proteins:
- a CDS encoding ArsR/SmtB family transcription factor yields the protein MAYHVKIDVSPIYEMLNSFLVYVTKKWIQHLDIGPEWILEVEGKLSSNVRAALAPAATWPFDDFDVLFAWAAYQNDTSENRDFLDMLAGMTAEDLFARVSPILPALTIEESTRIRNSYVPLLRLWDEHYCQNMSEDQRVWLEEDAEEKRILLDKMGSELLIEYATAGVLVEPMPGLNEVILFPTVHNRPINMYCFYEGMMIMQYPVDAPEENEDQPPTCLLRFTHALADPERLRLLRYVSDEPKSLAEMCEELGKDEDTVKDQVMALRIAGLLRTHLLGSNRKEKYSIRPDGVSELNMFLESYIRI from the coding sequence ATGGCTTATCATGTGAAAATTGATGTTTCACCGATATATGAAATGCTCAACAGCTTTCTGGTTTATGTCACGAAAAAATGGATTCAGCATCTGGATATTGGTCCTGAATGGATTCTGGAAGTGGAAGGCAAACTAAGTTCCAATGTACGAGCTGCGCTCGCACCTGCTGCCACTTGGCCTTTTGATGATTTTGATGTTTTGTTTGCATGGGCAGCCTATCAAAATGATACATCGGAGAATCGTGATTTCCTGGACATGCTTGCCGGAATGACAGCGGAAGACTTGTTTGCGCGTGTGTCTCCTATTCTGCCCGCTCTTACAATAGAAGAATCTACGCGCATTCGGAACAGTTATGTCCCATTATTGCGACTATGGGATGAACACTACTGTCAGAATATGAGCGAAGATCAGCGTGTGTGGCTTGAAGAAGATGCCGAAGAAAAACGCATTTTGCTTGATAAAATGGGCTCTGAACTGCTTATTGAATATGCTACAGCCGGTGTTCTTGTTGAACCGATGCCTGGACTGAACGAAGTCATCCTCTTCCCAACGGTGCACAATCGTCCTATTAATATGTACTGCTTCTATGAGGGGATGATGATCATGCAGTATCCCGTAGATGCACCTGAAGAGAACGAAGACCAGCCACCAACATGCCTTTTACGTTTTACCCATGCGCTGGCTGATCCCGAAAGACTTCGCTTGCTTCGTTACGTATCGGATGAACCCAAATCCCTCGCTGAGATGTGTGAAGAATTGGGTAAAGACGAAGACACGGTCAAAGACCAGGTTATGGCGCTACGCATCGCAGGTCTGCTACGGACCCATCTGCTCGGAAGTAACCGTAAAGAGAAATACAGCATTCGGCCGGATGGCGTATCTGAATTGAATATGTTCCTGGAATCCTATATTCGTATATAA
- the lpdA gene encoding dihydrolipoyl dehydrogenase: MVVGDASLNIDTLVIGAGPGGYVAAIRAAQLGQSVLIVDKSELGGVCLNRGCIPSKALISAAHQYESALHGEAFGISAENVKVDFSKTQEFKNGVVKKMTGGVAGLLKGNKVEVFNGECMFINENEARVFNDHESPRYKFKNAIIATGSRPIELKPFPFGGRILSSTEALNLPEVPKSMIVIGGGYIGAELGQMYSKFGAKVTIIEGLDTVLPGFDKDMTSLVAKNMKKTGIEIVTGAKAESAEQTDKDVTVKYSVNGESKEVTADYLLVTVGRRPNTDGELGLDMIGVDVDERGFVKVDHQGRTSIPHIFAIGDIVSGLALAHKASYEGKVAAEAIAGQPSVVDYKCMPAVVFTDPECSSVGYTEKEAKEKGYKVKAGKFPYAGNGRAVSLNHAEGFVKIVADEESGLVLGCQIVGLEASNLIAELGLAIEMGATLEDLALTIHAHPTLGEIVMEAAELVMGHPIHIISR; encoded by the coding sequence ATGGTAGTAGGCGACGCTTCTCTCAATATCGACACATTAGTAATTGGTGCGGGTCCTGGCGGCTATGTAGCTGCCATCCGCGCTGCTCAACTGGGCCAAAGCGTGTTGATCGTAGACAAATCCGAACTGGGCGGTGTTTGTTTGAACCGTGGATGTATTCCATCCAAAGCCCTAATCTCTGCTGCACACCAATATGAGTCTGCACTTCACGGTGAAGCTTTTGGTATCTCTGCTGAGAACGTAAAAGTGGACTTCAGCAAAACTCAAGAGTTCAAAAACGGCGTTGTTAAGAAAATGACTGGCGGCGTAGCTGGTTTGCTCAAAGGCAACAAAGTTGAAGTTTTCAACGGTGAGTGCATGTTCATCAACGAAAACGAAGCTCGTGTATTCAATGACCACGAGTCTCCACGTTACAAATTTAAAAATGCAATTATTGCAACAGGTTCCCGTCCAATCGAACTGAAACCTTTCCCGTTTGGCGGACGCATTCTGTCTTCGACAGAAGCTCTGAACTTGCCTGAAGTACCAAAAAGCATGATCGTTATCGGTGGCGGATATATCGGTGCTGAGCTTGGTCAAATGTACTCCAAATTCGGTGCAAAAGTAACAATCATCGAAGGTTTGGATACAGTACTGCCAGGTTTCGATAAAGACATGACTAGCCTCGTGGCTAAAAACATGAAGAAAACAGGCATCGAAATCGTAACGGGTGCAAAAGCTGAAAGTGCTGAGCAAACGGATAAAGATGTAACTGTTAAGTACTCTGTAAATGGTGAGTCCAAAGAAGTAACTGCAGATTACCTGCTGGTAACTGTTGGACGTCGTCCAAACACAGATGGAGAACTGGGTCTTGACATGATTGGTGTTGACGTTGACGAGCGTGGCTTCGTTAAAGTTGACCACCAAGGTCGCACAAGCATTCCGCACATCTTCGCTATCGGTGACATCGTATCTGGCTTGGCTCTGGCACACAAAGCTTCTTATGAAGGTAAAGTGGCTGCTGAAGCAATCGCAGGACAACCATCTGTAGTTGACTACAAATGTATGCCAGCTGTTGTATTCACAGATCCAGAGTGTTCCAGCGTAGGTTACACTGAAAAAGAAGCTAAAGAAAAAGGTTACAAAGTAAAAGCAGGCAAATTCCCTTATGCGGGTAATGGTCGTGCTGTATCTTTGAACCACGCTGAAGGCTTCGTGAAAATCGTAGCTGACGAAGAAAGCGGCCTTGTATTGGGTTGCCAAATCGTAGGTCTGGAAGCTTCCAACTTGATTGCTGAGCTTGGTTTGGCAATTGAGATGGGCGCAACTTTGGAAGATCTGGCTCTCACAATTCACGCTCACCCAACTTTGGGCGAAATCGTGATGGAAGCTGCGGAATTGGTTATGGGTCACCCGATCCACATCATCTCCCGTTAA
- a CDS encoding dihydrofolate reductase, producing the protein MSIELVWAMGENGVIGLNNSIPWRLPKDMAFFKQRTLNKTIIMGRNTWESFGGKPLPQRRNIVVTRDLNYKVEQAEIVHTIEEGLSVTKGEELCVIGGSQVYREFLPLADRLVVTKIHENFEGDTFFPEVDWSEWELIEQIEGEQDEKNVHAYTFEFYERKR; encoded by the coding sequence TTGAGTATTGAATTGGTATGGGCAATGGGGGAAAACGGTGTGATCGGATTAAATAATTCGATTCCATGGCGTTTACCCAAGGATATGGCCTTTTTCAAACAACGTACGCTGAACAAAACCATTATCATGGGACGTAATACGTGGGAATCTTTTGGTGGTAAGCCGCTTCCTCAGCGTCGTAATATTGTGGTGACAAGAGATCTGAACTACAAGGTGGAACAGGCTGAAATCGTACATACGATTGAGGAGGGTCTGAGTGTAACCAAAGGTGAGGAACTGTGCGTAATTGGGGGTTCCCAAGTGTATCGTGAGTTCCTGCCACTTGCAGATCGTCTTGTAGTGACCAAAATTCATGAGAATTTTGAGGGAGATACGTTTTTCCCTGAAGTGGATTGGTCCGAATGGGAACTGATTGAACAGATTGAAGGCGAACAGGATGAAAAAAATGTTCATGCGTATACATTCGAATTTTACGAACGTAAACGGTAA
- a CDS encoding glutamate synthase subunit beta has product MSTPTGFMEYKRQLPTDREPAERIKDWEEFHKHMAEEELRTQGARCMDCGTPYCHTGIDMIGGTSGCPVHNLIPEWNNLVYRGLWREALERLHKTNNFPEFTGRVCPAPCEGSCTVGLIGQPVTIKTIEEAIIEKGFEEGWVVPQPPEKRTGKRVAVVGSGPAGLATAAQLNKAGHSVTVYERSDRVGGLLMYGIPTMKLDKNVVQRRVDLLEAEGIQFITNTEIGKDIAAQQLVDEYDAVVLCGGATKPREFNIEGSDLKGVHYAMDFLNGSIKSYLDSNLEDGQYLSAKDKDIIVIGGGDTGSDCVATSLRHGCRTITQFGTHTQAPMERDRINNPWPQFPNVYTLDYAQEEAKALFGQDPREFSIMTTKFVGDDEGNLKELHTVQIERIVDETGRKIYQPIPGTERVFPAQMAMIAIGFDGPEQTLVEQLGLATDRRTNVKARYGKYNTNVDKVFAAGDMRRGQSLVVWAINEGREAAREVDKYLMGASVLV; this is encoded by the coding sequence ATGTCTACACCTACTGGATTTATGGAATACAAACGTCAACTGCCAACAGATCGTGAGCCAGCGGAGCGGATTAAGGATTGGGAAGAGTTTCATAAACACATGGCTGAAGAAGAGCTCAGAACACAAGGTGCACGATGCATGGATTGTGGTACCCCGTATTGCCATACAGGTATAGATATGATTGGCGGCACGTCAGGTTGCCCCGTGCATAACCTGATTCCAGAATGGAATAATCTTGTATATCGCGGACTGTGGAGAGAAGCACTTGAGCGCCTTCACAAAACGAATAATTTCCCAGAGTTTACAGGTCGCGTCTGTCCAGCTCCTTGCGAAGGATCATGTACAGTTGGCTTAATTGGTCAGCCTGTAACCATCAAAACGATTGAAGAAGCAATTATTGAAAAAGGTTTCGAAGAAGGATGGGTGGTTCCCCAACCTCCTGAAAAACGTACGGGTAAACGTGTAGCTGTGGTAGGTTCAGGTCCAGCGGGATTAGCTACTGCGGCTCAGTTGAATAAAGCAGGTCACTCGGTAACCGTATATGAGCGTTCGGACCGTGTCGGCGGATTGCTGATGTACGGTATCCCAACGATGAAATTGGATAAAAACGTAGTTCAACGTCGTGTTGATCTGCTCGAAGCAGAAGGTATCCAATTCATTACGAACACCGAGATTGGTAAAGATATTGCAGCACAACAACTGGTGGATGAATATGACGCTGTTGTATTGTGCGGTGGTGCAACGAAGCCGCGTGAATTCAATATTGAAGGCAGCGACTTGAAAGGCGTTCATTACGCAATGGATTTCCTGAATGGCAGCATTAAGAGTTATCTGGACTCCAATCTGGAAGATGGTCAATATCTGTCCGCTAAAGATAAAGATATTATCGTCATTGGTGGCGGTGATACAGGATCTGACTGTGTGGCTACATCGCTGCGCCATGGTTGTCGTACGATCACTCAATTCGGTACGCATACACAAGCGCCTATGGAACGTGATCGCATTAACAATCCTTGGCCGCAATTCCCGAACGTATACACACTTGATTATGCACAAGAGGAAGCCAAAGCGTTGTTTGGTCAAGATCCGCGTGAGTTCTCTATCATGACAACGAAATTTGTCGGAGACGATGAGGGGAACCTCAAAGAATTGCATACAGTACAGATCGAGCGTATTGTGGATGAGACTGGTCGCAAGATTTATCAGCCGATTCCAGGTACAGAGCGTGTATTCCCGGCTCAGATGGCCATGATTGCCATTGGTTTTGATGGACCGGAACAAACGTTGGTAGAGCAACTGGGACTTGCAACAGATCGTCGCACCAACGTTAAGGCACGTTACGGCAAATACAACACCAATGTGGATAAAGTATTTGCAGCAGGTGACATGCGTCGTGGTCAAAGTCTGGTTGTATGGGCGATTAATGAAGGCCGTGAGGCTGCTCGTGAAGTGGACAAATACTTGATGGGTGCTTCGGTTCTGGTGTAA
- a CDS encoding dihydrolipoamide acetyltransferase family protein, whose translation MAKFEYKFPELGEGLHEGEIIKMHIKVGDKVTDDDIIMEVQNDKAVVEVPCPVNGTVTEVFAKDGQVCHVGEVVAIIDAEGELPEQDDAPAGDQGEQEKDAAQGGADTSGSSAAASSTDAAKEGGNNSVPAVPAKDVLATPSVRKFAREQGVDIAQVNGTGNNGKITKEDVESFKNGGGSSAAASSEAPAQEEKKSAAPAAAAADQHVEEERVPFKGIRKAISNAMVKSAYTAPHVTIMDEVDVTELVAFRTRMKPIAEKKGTKVTYLPFIVKALVAASRQFPALNAMIDEEANEIVYKKYYNIGIATDTDNGLIVPVIKDADRKSIWMIADSIRDLAARGREGKLSANEMRGSTISISNIGSAGGMFFTPIINFPEVAILGTGRISEKAVIKNGEVVAAPVMALSLSFDHRIIDGATAQNFMNYIKQLLANPELLVMEV comes from the coding sequence TTGGCTAAATTTGAATATAAATTCCCTGAATTGGGCGAAGGCCTACACGAAGGCGAAATCATCAAGATGCACATCAAAGTCGGTGACAAAGTAACTGACGATGACATCATCATGGAAGTACAAAATGACAAAGCGGTTGTAGAAGTACCTTGTCCGGTTAACGGAACAGTTACAGAAGTATTCGCTAAAGACGGTCAAGTCTGCCACGTTGGTGAAGTTGTAGCGATCATCGATGCAGAAGGCGAACTTCCTGAGCAAGACGACGCTCCTGCTGGCGATCAAGGCGAGCAAGAGAAAGATGCAGCTCAAGGCGGAGCTGACACAAGCGGTTCTTCTGCAGCAGCTTCCAGCACGGATGCAGCTAAAGAAGGCGGCAATAACAGCGTTCCGGCAGTACCTGCCAAAGACGTTCTGGCAACACCAAGCGTGCGCAAATTTGCTCGCGAACAAGGTGTAGACATCGCTCAGGTTAACGGCACTGGCAACAACGGTAAAATAACCAAAGAAGATGTTGAATCCTTCAAAAACGGTGGCGGTTCTTCCGCAGCGGCATCTTCCGAAGCTCCGGCTCAAGAAGAGAAAAAATCCGCAGCACCAGCAGCGGCTGCAGCTGATCAACACGTTGAAGAAGAGCGCGTACCATTCAAAGGTATCCGTAAAGCGATTTCTAATGCAATGGTTAAATCGGCTTACACAGCACCTCACGTTACAATCATGGACGAAGTGGACGTAACTGAATTGGTTGCTTTCCGTACTCGCATGAAACCAATTGCAGAGAAAAAAGGAACAAAAGTTACTTATCTGCCATTCATCGTTAAAGCACTGGTTGCGGCTTCCCGCCAATTCCCGGCTCTGAACGCTATGATTGATGAAGAAGCTAACGAAATTGTTTACAAAAAATACTACAACATCGGTATCGCTACAGATACAGACAACGGCTTGATCGTTCCTGTTATCAAAGATGCTGATCGTAAATCCATCTGGATGATTGCTGATTCTATCCGTGATCTGGCTGCTCGTGGTCGTGAGGGCAAATTGAGCGCAAATGAAATGAGAGGAAGCACAATCTCCATCAGTAACATCGGTTCTGCTGGCGGTATGTTCTTCACTCCAATCATCAACTTCCCTGAAGTTGCTATTCTCGGAACAGGACGCATCAGCGAAAAAGCAGTGATCAAAAACGGCGAAGTAGTTGCAGCACCTGTAATGGCTCTTTCCCTGAGCTTTGACCACCGTATCATCGATGGCGCAACAGCACAAAACTTTATGAATTACATTAAACAGCTGCTCGCTAATCCTGAGCTGCTTGTTATGGAGGTGTAA
- a CDS encoding type IA DNA topoisomerase, with the protein MKTLVIAEKPDMGRTIAAVIEPKAKNNRTYLEGEHYIITWAIGHLLGLAEPDAYDTKYKRWNIADLPIIPDQFKIVPNPRTKDQLKMIGELAKRASAIVNACDAGREGQYIFALIQQQLKLRQPVKRLWISDLTAESIRRGFDGLKDASEFENLTHAARARSEADWLIGMNASRAFTTRHNALLSVGRVQTPVLALIYDREIEIEAFQSQTFYEVAAWFRQEGVEYRGLRQGDKLTDAEAAEAIAASVKGKTGQITKYEAKQTKEYPYRLYDLTLLQREANAKFGYGAKKTLDIAQALYEKHKVISYPRTNSNYVTEQNIEGMHKTLNLLKNGTYSELAQGAKPELVHKNNKGVCNPSRVEDHHAILPTLKRPGTLSKDEQNIYDLIVRRFLSHFYPPAEYKQHTVLTEVEKHQFKTSVKELLSLGWKVVLGSGDQEQGAAGKKKTKKNGNEEEEAEEWTDKAFSVQPELPVQCTKSEFKEKATQPPKSYTEGTLLKAMESAGKQIENEELRDAMKDSGLGTPATRAATIERLKNVGYITLQGKKMQLTLKGRTAIELIRRAGVDLLTSPEMTGQWERRLYQISKGEAGQDKFMENVKKFTLSIIEKVRVQAPAPADAFGEDSRAGRGKGKGARTQAGNTRTSTKTASGGSTVKTSRQATASSSRVGSGKSTTTKAPSSSASPSGVRELLAPCPSPGCTGQIIEGKKGYGCSRFKEGCSFVVWKEYAGKKITSTMLKSLIEKGSTQVLSFKRKDGSTVKARIILQDVVTGKLSGEKQDA; encoded by the coding sequence ATGAAGACACTGGTTATAGCGGAAAAACCCGACATGGGTCGAACCATTGCCGCCGTCATAGAACCAAAGGCCAAGAACAATCGCACGTATCTAGAGGGTGAACATTACATCATCACTTGGGCGATAGGGCATTTGCTTGGACTGGCTGAACCGGATGCCTATGATACAAAGTACAAACGCTGGAATATAGCGGACCTGCCGATCATACCCGATCAGTTCAAGATTGTACCCAATCCGAGGACTAAAGATCAGCTTAAAATGATTGGAGAACTGGCAAAACGGGCTTCAGCGATCGTTAATGCTTGCGATGCAGGGAGAGAAGGTCAGTACATCTTCGCCCTCATACAACAGCAATTAAAGCTGCGTCAGCCTGTAAAGCGTTTATGGATATCGGATTTGACAGCAGAGAGCATTAGACGTGGTTTTGATGGTCTGAAGGATGCCTCTGAATTTGAAAATTTGACCCATGCTGCTCGCGCCAGAAGTGAAGCCGATTGGCTGATCGGCATGAATGCCTCACGGGCGTTTACAACCCGCCATAATGCATTGTTGTCTGTAGGCCGTGTGCAGACGCCGGTACTCGCGTTAATCTACGATCGTGAAATAGAGATTGAAGCGTTCCAGTCACAGACCTTTTATGAAGTAGCCGCCTGGTTTCGGCAGGAAGGTGTCGAGTACCGGGGACTGCGTCAGGGAGATAAGTTGACCGATGCGGAGGCAGCAGAGGCCATTGCAGCCAGTGTGAAGGGCAAGACAGGGCAGATTACCAAATACGAAGCGAAGCAGACGAAGGAGTATCCGTATCGTTTGTATGACCTGACCCTTTTACAGCGTGAAGCCAATGCCAAGTTCGGATATGGAGCCAAAAAAACACTGGATATTGCACAGGCCTTGTATGAAAAACACAAGGTAATTTCGTATCCGCGGACAAACTCCAACTATGTTACAGAACAGAATATTGAAGGTATGCACAAAACGCTAAACCTGCTTAAAAATGGTACCTATAGTGAGCTTGCGCAAGGGGCCAAGCCAGAGCTTGTTCATAAAAATAATAAAGGGGTATGTAATCCGAGCAGGGTTGAGGATCACCATGCGATCCTACCTACTTTGAAGCGACCAGGTACCTTATCCAAGGATGAGCAGAACATCTATGATTTGATTGTAAGACGTTTCTTGTCTCACTTTTATCCTCCGGCGGAGTATAAGCAACATACCGTGCTCACCGAAGTGGAGAAACATCAGTTTAAGACATCTGTCAAAGAGCTGTTGTCCCTCGGATGGAAAGTGGTTCTCGGTTCTGGAGATCAGGAACAGGGGGCTGCAGGCAAGAAAAAGACCAAGAAAAACGGCAATGAGGAAGAGGAAGCTGAAGAGTGGACGGACAAGGCTTTTAGTGTGCAACCTGAATTGCCTGTTCAATGTACGAAAAGTGAGTTTAAGGAGAAGGCGACCCAGCCTCCCAAAAGTTATACCGAGGGAACATTGCTGAAAGCGATGGAGAGTGCAGGCAAGCAGATCGAGAATGAAGAGCTGCGAGATGCGATGAAAGATAGTGGTCTGGGTACTCCGGCTACACGTGCGGCTACAATTGAGCGTCTCAAAAACGTAGGTTACATTACGCTGCAAGGGAAGAAAATGCAGTTAACGCTCAAAGGCAGAACGGCTATTGAGTTGATTCGTCGCGCGGGTGTAGATCTGTTAACTTCACCTGAGATGACCGGGCAATGGGAAAGAAGGTTATATCAGATTTCCAAAGGTGAGGCAGGTCAGGACAAGTTCATGGAGAACGTCAAGAAATTCACCTTGTCCATCATTGAGAAAGTGCGTGTACAAGCTCCTGCTCCAGCAGATGCTTTTGGAGAAGATTCACGGGCAGGCAGGGGGAAAGGCAAGGGAGCCAGAACCCAGGCAGGCAATACAAGGACATCAACCAAGACAGCTAGTGGCGGTTCAACTGTAAAAACGTCTCGTCAGGCTACGGCATCTTCATCGAGAGTTGGCAGTGGGAAAAGCACGACCACCAAGGCGCCGTCCTCAAGTGCGAGCCCATCTGGAGTGAGAGAGTTACTGGCACCTTGCCCCTCTCCCGGCTGCACGGGTCAGATTATAGAGGGCAAGAAGGGTTATGGATGCTCACGTTTCAAGGAAGGCTGTTCATTTGTGGTCTGGAAAGAGTATGCGGGCAAAAAAATCACCAGTACGATGTTAAAATCGCTGATTGAGAAGGGCAGTACACAAGTACTATCGTTTAAACGAAAAGACGGGAGTACGGTGAAAGCGCGTATTATTTTGCAGGACGTAGTAACAGGCAAATTATCTGGCGAGAAGCAGGATGCTTGA
- a CDS encoding HAD family hydrolase has product MKIMKQHILFDLDDTLVYCNKYFNLILGEFFENMQEWFDGHSLTTQEIREKQLEIDVTGVNKLGFASHHFPQSLIDTYRYFSGKFARLTSPREESYLSKLGMSVYDQEVEPYPHMVETLENLKGAGHSLYLYTGGETVIQQRKIDQMKLSAYFDDRIYIRQHKNVEALEGILSNGPFDRRATWMIGNSLRTDIMPAVKAGIHSIYIKQPNEWQYNIVELQPNPETSMYTITALEEVPKVIHENIQQQQQKRTLG; this is encoded by the coding sequence ATGAAAATAATGAAACAACATATTTTGTTTGACCTTGATGATACACTCGTATATTGCAACAAATACTTCAACCTGATTTTGGGAGAATTCTTTGAGAATATGCAAGAGTGGTTTGATGGACATTCTCTGACAACACAAGAGATTCGGGAAAAACAGCTGGAGATCGATGTAACCGGAGTGAACAAGCTTGGTTTTGCGAGTCATCATTTCCCGCAATCCCTGATTGATACCTATCGTTATTTCTCCGGCAAGTTCGCCAGATTAACCTCTCCCAGAGAAGAGTCTTATCTGAGTAAATTGGGTATGAGTGTGTACGATCAGGAGGTTGAACCCTACCCTCATATGGTTGAAACGCTTGAGAACCTCAAAGGTGCCGGACATTCCCTCTACTTATATACCGGCGGCGAAACCGTGATTCAGCAGCGCAAGATTGATCAGATGAAACTCTCGGCTTATTTTGATGATCGGATCTATATCCGACAACACAAAAACGTCGAGGCACTGGAAGGCATTCTGTCTAATGGTCCGTTTGATCGTCGTGCAACTTGGATGATTGGCAACTCACTACGCACAGATATTATGCCTGCGGTAAAAGCCGGAATTCACAGCATTTATATCAAACAACCGAATGAATGGCAATACAACATCGTAGAACTTCAGCCTAATCCGGAAACGTCGATGTATACCATCACTGCACTGGAAGAGGTACCAAAAGTCATACACGAAAATATACAACAGCAGCAACAGAAAAGGACCCTTGGATAA
- a CDS encoding Fur family transcriptional regulator: MASNRDKSISEQIFHIKNQLVEKGYKLTQQREVTVRVLLEHEKDHFSAEEVFLLVKEQFPEIGLATVYRTLELLSDLQVVEKINFGDGAARFDLRSTDGSHHHHHLICTECGKVEEIMEDGLLRLEQQIERQYGFAVTDHRLDFQGVCKECRQKHVLKEQAAG; encoded by the coding sequence ATGGCAAGTAACCGGGACAAGTCCATTTCAGAACAGATCTTTCACATTAAAAATCAATTGGTTGAAAAAGGATATAAGTTAACACAACAACGGGAAGTTACTGTACGTGTATTGCTTGAACATGAAAAGGATCATTTTAGCGCAGAGGAAGTATTTCTCCTGGTTAAGGAGCAGTTCCCTGAGATTGGATTGGCTACCGTATACCGCACTCTCGAACTGCTAAGTGACCTTCAGGTCGTTGAAAAGATTAACTTTGGTGATGGCGCTGCGCGTTTTGATCTTCGAAGTACAGACGGTTCCCATCACCACCATCATTTGATCTGTACAGAATGTGGTAAAGTGGAAGAGATTATGGAAGATGGGCTTCTTCGCTTGGAACAACAAATTGAGCGTCAGTATGGCTTTGCAGTGACAGATCATCGTCTGGATTTCCAGGGTGTATGCAAAGAGTGCAGACAAAAGCATGTATTAAAAGAACAGGCAGCAGGATAA
- the thyA gene encoding thymidylate synthase encodes MKNYLDLLQDILNNGVHKGDRTGTGTQSVFGRQLRYDLSEGFPLVTTKRIHLKSVIHELLWFLSGDTNISYLKENGVKIWDDWADENGDLGPVYGSQWRTWEAPNGEKIDQIAAVIDSIKNNPDSRRHLVSAWNVAEINNMKLPPCHFAFQFYVAEGKLSCMLTMRSVDTFLGLPFNIASYALLTHMIAQQCDLEVGDFIWSGGDVHIYSNHVDQVKTQLEREPYALPKLVINRKPDSIFDYKFEDFEFENYQHHPGIKAPIAV; translated from the coding sequence ATGAAAAACTATCTCGATTTATTGCAGGATATTCTGAACAACGGCGTGCATAAAGGAGACCGTACAGGAACAGGAACACAATCTGTATTTGGCAGACAACTCCGTTATGATCTCTCCGAAGGATTTCCGCTGGTAACAACCAAACGAATTCATCTCAAATCGGTTATTCATGAACTGTTATGGTTTTTGAGTGGCGATACGAATATATCTTATTTGAAAGAAAACGGTGTGAAGATCTGGGACGACTGGGCGGACGAAAATGGAGATCTTGGACCGGTATATGGTTCGCAGTGGCGCACATGGGAAGCACCAAACGGAGAAAAAATTGATCAGATCGCCGCAGTTATTGATTCGATCAAAAATAATCCGGATTCACGTCGTCATCTTGTCAGTGCATGGAATGTGGCTGAGATCAATAATATGAAGCTTCCACCTTGTCATTTTGCGTTTCAGTTTTACGTTGCAGAGGGTAAATTATCATGTATGCTTACGATGCGTTCCGTGGATACGTTCCTCGGATTGCCGTTTAACATCGCGAGTTATGCGCTCTTGACTCATATGATCGCCCAGCAATGTGATCTTGAGGTAGGTGATTTCATCTGGTCTGGAGGGGATGTTCACATCTACTCTAACCATGTTGATCAGGTTAAAACTCAGCTGGAGCGTGAACCTTATGCTTTACCTAAGCTGGTAATCAATCGTAAGCCGGATTCTATTTTTGATTATAAGTTTGAAGATTTCGAGTTTGAGAACTATCAGCATCATCCGGGCATTAAAGCTCCAATTGCAGTCTAA